In Bacillota bacterium, the genomic stretch CGGCCATCCCCCAGCGCCAGGGCGGCCTGGAGCTGCTGCTCGGCGTCCTGGTGGCGGCCCAGTTCGAGATAGAGTTCGCCCAGCGCCGCCCGGAGTTCGGGCACCGCGGGAGCGTGGCGGATGGCCTGTTCGTATGCCTTTCGAGCTTCCTCCTGGTCCCCGGCGGCCTGATAAGCGGCCCCGAGCGCGTAGTGCGCCCGCCAGTAGGTGGGGCTAGCCTGCAGCGCCCGCTCCAGGTAGAGCCGCGCCTGTTGGAAGCGGCCCTGGCCCATGATCGCCGTTGCCAGCCCGAAAAGGGCGTCGGCGCTCATGGGAAGGCGCTCCACCGCCTGTTGGAAGACGCTGGCGGCCTCGTCGAACTTTCTTGCGGCGAGCAGCGCAAAGCCGTACTCCAGCAGGAGGCTCGCCGATGCAGGCCCTTGCGCTACGGCCTGCTTCAGTTCCAGGACCGCCTGCTCCAACTTCCCGGAGGCCCGCAGCGCAGCACCGAGATTGGCGTGGTAGAGGGCCTCGCCGGGATCCGCGCGAACGGCCTCGCGAAAGTGCCGTTCCGCCTCGTCCACGCGCCCTTCGTTGAACGCCAGAACGCCCAGGTTGTTGTGCGCTGCCGCCCGGTGCGGGCCTTCGGCCTCCAGGGCGCGCCGGTAGGCCTCCCGGGCCGAAGAGGGGTCCTGCGAGCGCTGGTAGGCGAGTCCGACGTTGTACCATGCCACGCCCAGCCACCCGAGCACCCGGGGGTCGGCGGGTGCAACCGACCTGGCGTCCTCCAGCGCCCGGGCAGCCTGGGCGGCATTTCCGGCCTGCAGGTGAAGTCGCGCCAGGTTGAGCCGGATCACGACGGAGGCCCTGTTGAGTGACAGCGCCTCGTCCAGGAGAGCGGCCGCCCGCATGGCGTCACCGGACATCCCGGCGGCCAGCCCGGCCAGCATCAACGCATGCGCCCGGTCTTCCTGCGGGTCCGTCGAGCCGGGCCTCAGCAGGGGCTGCAGGGCGCCTTGAGCCTCCTGCCAGCGTCCGGCCTCCAGGAGTTCGATGGCGCGGGTCAGGACAGGGCCGGGCAACGTCGACCGTTCCATCGCGAAAAGCGGGGGCATTTCACCGGCGGGGATAGCCGGCGCGCCGGCCGGGGGCAGGACCGCCGGGCCCGCGCCGGCCCGCCCCGGGGACGCGTACGCCGCCAGGAACGCCAGGAGCGTCAGGAGCCACGCCGCCCCGAGCCGCGCCCGGTCTTTCCGCTCTCGAACAGAGGCCCCTCCCGGATGCATCCCGCCTCACCAGGCCCCGCATGAACCTGCCCGTTATTACGGCGCTCCGGCCCGCAAGCCCTTCGGCTGCTGCGACGCGTGCCGGGCGAGGCCATTGCCAGGTGCGCCGGGCAAGTGTATGGTATAAGTGGTTTTTGGAGTTAGACGACGAAAACCGAAACGTGGCCTTCGGGGCAGGGTGAGCAGCCGCCCAAAAGCGCAGGTGTTGCCCGGGCGGCCGCAATTCCCGACCGGTGGTGAAAGCCCACGACCCGCGGGGCGGGCCCGCGGTGGATCCGGTGAGATTCCGGAGCCGACGGTAAAGTCCGGATGGGAGAAGGCCGGGTGAAGGCCCGCCGCGCGTGGCGCGCGACCGGCGCGGCCATGGTTTTGCGAGCCTGCGCCGTTGCGGCCTTACCCGTACCTCTGCGGAGGTCGGCCCGCCTCTCCCGCCTTTTTCTCCCCTGTGGGCCACGGTGGACGGGGGCCAGATCCAAACTGTTGAGCCTGGCCGAACCTCTGGAAGCGCCCTGCCGCTGCACGGCGAGCCCCTGGCCCCAGGCGCAACTCAGCGCCGACGACCGGCGGTGGGTTGCCCGCGCCATCGCCCTGGCGCGCCGGGGAGCCGGGCTCACCAGCCCCAATCCCGCGGTGGGCGCTGTTCTGGTCCGCGGCGGGCAGGTGGTGGGGGAGGGGTACCACCGCCGGGCAGGCGGGCCTCATGCCGAGGTCGTGGCCCTTGGCCGCGCCCGGGAGGCCGCCAGGGGCGCCACGCTATACGTGACGCTGGAGCCCTGTTCTCACTGGGGCCGCACGCCCCCGTGCGCCGACGCCCTCATCGCGGCGGGCGTGCGCCGCGTCGTGGCGTGCACCGTCGATCCAAACCCCCGCGTCAACGGCCGCGGCTTCGAACGGCTGGCGCGGGCCGGAGTTAAGGTGGAGCTGGCTGGCCAGTCCGCCTGCGGCCGGGTGCGCCGGTTGAACGCTTCGTACGAGAAGTACATCACCACCGGCCTCCCCTACGTGACGATCAAGGTCGCCATGAGCCTGGACGGCAAGATCGCCACGGCTTCGGGCGACGCCCGCTGGATCTCCAGCGAGACCTCGCGGGCGCTGGTCCATCGCCTGCGTGCCCGCCACGACGCGGTGATGGTGGGCGTCGGCACGGTGCTGGCCGACGACCCCCTGCTCACGGCGCGGCCCCACGCCAGCCGGCCGCTTCGCCGCCAGCCGCTCAGGGTGGTGGTCGACGGCCTGGCGCGGACGCCCGCCGACGCTCAACTCATCCGAACGGCAGCCCCCGGCACGCCCGTGCTCGTGGCGGTTACGGCCAGGGCGCCCGCCGAACGCGTCCACGCGATCCGGTCGGCCGGCGCCGAGGTCGCCGTGCTTCCTGCCGCCCCTGACGGGCGGGTCGACCTCCCGGCCCTGATGGAGTACCTCGCAGGCCGGGAGGTGACGAGCATCCTGGTCGAAGGGGGCGGTACCCTGGTCGCTTCCCTCATCGAGGCGGGACTGCCGGATCGGCTGGTGGCGTTCGTCGCCCCCAAGATCCTGGGCGGCCGCTCGGCGCCGTCCCCGGTCGAGGGCAGCGGGGCAGCTTCCGTGACGGCGGCCTGGGCTCTCGGGGAGTGGAGGGTTCGGCGGGTACCGGGAAGCGGCTCGCCGCCCGACCTGGTCATCGAGGCGCTGTTCCCGGCAGCCGCCGAGCGGCTCCGGTGCGCACCGGCGCAGGAGAGAGGGCAGGCAGCGTGTTCTCTGGCATCGTAGAGGCCGTAGGCACCGTCGTGA encodes the following:
- the ribD gene encoding bifunctional diaminohydroxyphosphoribosylaminopyrimidine deaminase/5-amino-6-(5-phosphoribosylamino)uracil reductase RibD, which translates into the protein MSLAEPLEAPCRCTASPWPQAQLSADDRRWVARAIALARRGAGLTSPNPAVGAVLVRGGQVVGEGYHRRAGGPHAEVVALGRAREAARGATLYVTLEPCSHWGRTPPCADALIAAGVRRVVACTVDPNPRVNGRGFERLARAGVKVELAGQSACGRVRRLNASYEKYITTGLPYVTIKVAMSLDGKIATASGDARWISSETSRALVHRLRARHDAVMVGVGTVLADDPLLTARPHASRPLRRQPLRVVVDGLARTPADAQLIRTAAPGTPVLVAVTARAPAERVHAIRSAGAEVAVLPAAPDGRVDLPALMEYLAGREVTSILVEGGGTLVASLIEAGLPDRLVAFVAPKILGGRSAPSPVEGSGAASVTAAWALGEWRVRRVPGSGSPPDLVIEALFPAAAERLRCAPAQERGQAACSLAS
- a CDS encoding tetratricopeptide repeat protein; translation: MHPGGASVRERKDRARLGAAWLLTLLAFLAAYASPGRAGAGPAVLPPAGAPAIPAGEMPPLFAMERSTLPGPVLTRAIELLEAGRWQEAQGALQPLLRPGSTDPQEDRAHALMLAGLAAGMSGDAMRAAALLDEALSLNRASVVIRLNLARLHLQAGNAAQAARALEDARSVAPADPRVLGWLGVAWYNVGLAYQRSQDPSSAREAYRRALEAEGPHRAAAHNNLGVLAFNEGRVDEAERHFREAVRADPGEALYHANLGAALRASGKLEQAVLELKQAVAQGPASASLLLEYGFALLAARKFDEAASVFQQAVERLPMSADALFGLATAIMGQGRFQQARLYLERALQASPTYWRAHYALGAAYQAAGDQEEARKAYEQAIRHAPAVPELRAALGELYLELGRHQDAEQQLQAALALGDGRPAIWYAIGRAQLMGGRSTEAAASFGRAAELAQGDPPAQALYLYAQALAVEAGGEVGAAVQLLRQAIEADAGLFEAHLRLGELLLARGHAAAAIAPLERAAELRPWDTRARQALDHAKAAAAGR